A genomic region of Raphanus sativus cultivar WK10039 chromosome 6, ASM80110v3, whole genome shotgun sequence contains the following coding sequences:
- the LOC130496803 gene encoding uncharacterized protein LOC130496803 — MSDWGPVFVAVTLFVLLTPGLLIQIPGRNRVVEFGTFQTSGVSVIVHTLVYFTLVCILLIAIQVHMYIA; from the coding sequence ATGTCTGATTGGGGACCAGTTTTTGTCGCGGTGACGCTTTTCGTGTTGCTAACTCCGGGGCTGCTGATTCAGATTCCAGGGAGAAACCGAGTAGTTGAGTTTGGAACATTTCAGACAAGTGGTGTTTCGGTTATTGTTCATACCCTAGTCTACTTCACTCTTGTTTGTATTCTCTTGATCGCTATCCAAGTTCACATGTATATCGCCTAa